A single genomic interval of Trichosurus vulpecula isolate mTriVul1 chromosome 6, mTriVul1.pri, whole genome shotgun sequence harbors:
- the RPL34 gene encoding 60S ribosomal protein L34, which yields MVQRLTYRRRLSYNTASNKTRLSRTPGNRIVYLYTKKVGKAPKSACGVCPGRLRGVRAVRPKVLMRLSKTKKHVSRAYGGSMCAKCVRDRIKRAFLIEEQKIVVKVLKAQAQSQKSK from the exons atggtTCAGCGTCTGACATATCGCCGTAGGCTGTCCTACAATACAGCTTCCAACAAAACTCGGCT GTCACGAACCCCGGGTAACAGAATTGTTTACCTTTATACCAAGAAAGTTGGAAAAGCACCAAAATCAGCCTGTGGTGTATGCCCAGGAAGACTTCGAGGT GTTCGTGCGGTGAGACCTAAAGTTCTTATGAGGTTATCGAAGACAAAAAAGCATGTCAGCAGGGCTTATGGCGGCTCCATGTGTGCTAAGTGTGTCCGTGACAG GATCAAGCGTGCTTTCCTGATTGAGGAGCAGAAAATTGTTGTGAAGGTGTTGAAGGCACAAGCACAAagtcaaaaaagtaaataa